In the Festucalex cinctus isolate MCC-2025b chromosome 10, RoL_Fcin_1.0, whole genome shotgun sequence genome, one interval contains:
- the pde4ba gene encoding 3',5'-cyclic-AMP phosphodiesterase 4B isoform X5, with protein MPEANYLLSVSWGYIKFKRMLNRELTHLSEMSRSGNQVSEFISNTFLDKQNEVEIPSPTPKTREKKKQHKQQLMTQISGVKKISHGSSLSSSSIARFGVKTDKEELLSKELEDLNKWGLNIFTVSEYSNSRPLTCIMYAIFQERDLLKTFKIPADTFVAYMMTLEDHYHSDVAYHNSLHAADVAQSTHILLSTPALDAVFTDLEILAAIFAAAIHDVDHPGVSNQFLINTNSELALMYNDESVLENHHLAVGFKLLQEEGCDIFQNLTKKQRQSLRKMVIDMVLATDMSKHMSLLADLKTMVETKKVTSSGVLLLDNYTDRIQVLRNMVHCADLSNPTKSLELYRQWTDRIMEEFFHQGDRERERGMEISPMCDKHTASVEKSQVGFIDYIVHPLWETWADLVHPDAQDILDTLEDNRNWYQSMIPQSPSPPFYDQGSHGHGGGAGGQGGGEKFQFELTLEEEEDLDGIEKDDEEEEEAIEEEEDSLGESRSPLDYEEHDEGDMTEPTSTIEIVTHEASPTDT; from the exons ATGCCTGAAGCCAATTACCTGCTGTCAGTGTCTTGGGGTTACATTAAG TTTAAGAGAATGTTGAATCGGGAGTTGACGCACCTCTCGGAGATGAGTCGGTCCGGGAATCAGGTGTCCGAATTCATCTCCAACACTTTCCTAG ACAAACAGAATGAGGTGGAGATCCCATCGCCGACCCCCAAGACGCgcgagaagaagaagcagcacaAGCAGCAGCTGATGACGCAGATCAGCGGCGTCAAGAAGATCTCCCACGGGTCGTCGCTTTCCAGCAGCAGCATCGCGCGCTTCGGCGTCAAAACGGATAAAGAGGAGTTGCTGTCCAAGGAGCTGGAGGACCTCAACAAATGGGGCCTGAATATCTTCACCGTTTCCGAGTACTCAAACAGCCGACCTCTCACCTGCATCATGTACGCCATCTTTCAG GAGCGAGATCTGTTAAAGACGTTTAAGATCCCAGCGGACACATTTGTGGCCTACATGATGACGCTGGAAGATCACTACCATTCCGATGTGGCCTACCACAACAGCCTGCATGCGGCTGACGTGGCCCAGTCCACGCACATCCTCCTCTCCACTCCAGCGCTTGAC GCTGTCTTCACCGACCTTGAAATCCTTGCTGCCATCTTTGCCGCTGCCATCCATGATGTTGACCATCCTGGAGTATCAAACCAATTCCTCATCAATACCA ACTCGGAGTTGGCGCTCATGTACAACGACGAGTCCGTGCTGGAGAATCATCACTTGGCTGTTGGATTCAAGCTCCTGCAGGAAGAAGGCTGTGACATCTTCCAGAACCTCACAAAAAAGCAGCGGCAGTCCCTACGCAAGATGGTCATTGACATG GTTTTAGCAACTGACATGTCCAAACACATGAGTCTGTTGGCTGATCTGAAGACAATGGTGGAAACCAAGAAAGTGACGAGTTCTGGGGTGCTGCTGTTGGACAATTACACAGATAGAATACAG GTGCTGCGAAACATGGTGCACTGCGCAGACCTGAGTAACCCCACCAAGTCCCTTGAGCTGTATCGTCAGTGGACGGATAGGATAATGGAGGAATTCTTCCACCAAGGGGACCGGGAGAGGGAACGAGGGATGGAGATCAGTCCGATGTGCGATAAACATACAGCTTCAGTGGAAAAGAGCCAG GTGGGCTTCATTGACTACATCGTCCACCCTCTGTGGGAAACGTGGGCGGATCTGGTCCATCCTGATGCGCAGGATATTCTGGACACACTGGAAGACAACAGGAACTGGTACCAGAGCATGATCCCGCAGAGCCCCTCCCCACCCTTCTATGATCAGGGTTCTCACGGACACGGGGGAGGGGCCGGAGGCCAGGGAGGCGGCGAGAAGTTCCAGTTTGAGCTGAccctggaggaggaggaggacttggacggaatcgagaaagacgacgaggaggaggaggaggcaatcgaggaggaggaggacagtCTCGGAGAGTCTCGCTCTCCTCTGGACTACGAGGAGCACGACGAGGGCGACATGACGGAGCCCACGTCGACGATCGAGATCGTGACGCACGAGGCGTCGCCCACAGACACATAA
- the pde4ba gene encoding 3',5'-cyclic-AMP phosphodiesterase 4B isoform X4, with the protein MRYRHTEPLERLLYTLNSDNMGACYLDKKERKLGKLNGWRKFKRMLNRELTHLSEMSRSGNQVSEFISNTFLDKQNEVEIPSPTPKTREKKKQHKQQLMTQISGVKKISHGSSLSSSSIARFGVKTDKEELLSKELEDLNKWGLNIFTVSEYSNSRPLTCIMYAIFQERDLLKTFKIPADTFVAYMMTLEDHYHSDVAYHNSLHAADVAQSTHILLSTPALDAVFTDLEILAAIFAAAIHDVDHPGVSNQFLINTNSELALMYNDESVLENHHLAVGFKLLQEEGCDIFQNLTKKQRQSLRKMVIDMVLATDMSKHMSLLADLKTMVETKKVTSSGVLLLDNYTDRIQVLRNMVHCADLSNPTKSLELYRQWTDRIMEEFFHQGDRERERGMEISPMCDKHTASVEKSQVGFIDYIVHPLWETWADLVHPDAQDILDTLEDNRNWYQSMIPQSPSPPFYDQGSHGHGGGAGGQGGGEKFQFELTLEEEEDLDGIEKDDEEEEEAIEEEEDSLGESRSPLDYEEHDEGDMTEPTSTIEIVTHEASPTDT; encoded by the exons TTTAAGAGAATGTTGAATCGGGAGTTGACGCACCTCTCGGAGATGAGTCGGTCCGGGAATCAGGTGTCCGAATTCATCTCCAACACTTTCCTAG ACAAACAGAATGAGGTGGAGATCCCATCGCCGACCCCCAAGACGCgcgagaagaagaagcagcacaAGCAGCAGCTGATGACGCAGATCAGCGGCGTCAAGAAGATCTCCCACGGGTCGTCGCTTTCCAGCAGCAGCATCGCGCGCTTCGGCGTCAAAACGGATAAAGAGGAGTTGCTGTCCAAGGAGCTGGAGGACCTCAACAAATGGGGCCTGAATATCTTCACCGTTTCCGAGTACTCAAACAGCCGACCTCTCACCTGCATCATGTACGCCATCTTTCAG GAGCGAGATCTGTTAAAGACGTTTAAGATCCCAGCGGACACATTTGTGGCCTACATGATGACGCTGGAAGATCACTACCATTCCGATGTGGCCTACCACAACAGCCTGCATGCGGCTGACGTGGCCCAGTCCACGCACATCCTCCTCTCCACTCCAGCGCTTGAC GCTGTCTTCACCGACCTTGAAATCCTTGCTGCCATCTTTGCCGCTGCCATCCATGATGTTGACCATCCTGGAGTATCAAACCAATTCCTCATCAATACCA ACTCGGAGTTGGCGCTCATGTACAACGACGAGTCCGTGCTGGAGAATCATCACTTGGCTGTTGGATTCAAGCTCCTGCAGGAAGAAGGCTGTGACATCTTCCAGAACCTCACAAAAAAGCAGCGGCAGTCCCTACGCAAGATGGTCATTGACATG GTTTTAGCAACTGACATGTCCAAACACATGAGTCTGTTGGCTGATCTGAAGACAATGGTGGAAACCAAGAAAGTGACGAGTTCTGGGGTGCTGCTGTTGGACAATTACACAGATAGAATACAG GTGCTGCGAAACATGGTGCACTGCGCAGACCTGAGTAACCCCACCAAGTCCCTTGAGCTGTATCGTCAGTGGACGGATAGGATAATGGAGGAATTCTTCCACCAAGGGGACCGGGAGAGGGAACGAGGGATGGAGATCAGTCCGATGTGCGATAAACATACAGCTTCAGTGGAAAAGAGCCAG GTGGGCTTCATTGACTACATCGTCCACCCTCTGTGGGAAACGTGGGCGGATCTGGTCCATCCTGATGCGCAGGATATTCTGGACACACTGGAAGACAACAGGAACTGGTACCAGAGCATGATCCCGCAGAGCCCCTCCCCACCCTTCTATGATCAGGGTTCTCACGGACACGGGGGAGGGGCCGGAGGCCAGGGAGGCGGCGAGAAGTTCCAGTTTGAGCTGAccctggaggaggaggaggacttggacggaatcgagaaagacgacgaggaggaggaggaggcaatcgaggaggaggaggacagtCTCGGAGAGTCTCGCTCTCCTCTGGACTACGAGGAGCACGACGAGGGCGACATGACGGAGCCCACGTCGACGATCGAGATCGTGACGCACGAGGCGTCGCCCACAGACACATAA